In Phaseolus vulgaris cultivar G19833 chromosome 7, P. vulgaris v2.0, whole genome shotgun sequence, the genomic stretch GGTGGAATTTACTATTCACACAGAACAACGTTCTATTGTTTCACATAAAACCTCTTATTCTACTTCCCCCGCACTTTATTTATTGTTCAGTATTATATTTCTCGTGGTTTTGTTTTGCTCACCACAGAATATCAATCTTCGGTTGTAGTTGTATCACTAGTCTCCAACTATGTTGAGCCATTCTGGGTTTTTCACTATTTGCTCACATGTTGGGCATAATGTCAGTAAGTACAATATACTGTGGTGGTACTTGTTGCAGACATATACAGAGGacataaaaattattgaaaCAGTCTCTATTCTTTTGTgttattttatgtaattttgtCTGGCAAATGATAGTAACTAGCTAAATGGTTGCAGCCTTTCATGTTAGAACAGTCATAAAATTTAGTGGACTTTTGTGACGTACTTGACCATATGTACAGCCAAAGCTAACCAAATGATTCAGTACATAATTAACTAAAGTGCTCTCCTTATCAAAGAACCTTGTGTGTTTTGAGTTATCAACCTTTCAGAAGAAAGATTTGAAAGCCATTTTTTTGTCTTCACTCATTCTTTAAGCGGAGGAATGGACACCCTTAGCCCCTTTTGGCTGATAGAAAGTGATCCACAATGAATGGAAGATGATTTTCCCTATACCATTTTTTTTTGCCTTCTACACACTCTTGGTACAATTTATAAGTACGAGCAGAAGGCATAGATATCATCAAAGTCAAAAAGATACTTCGAACGGAGAAATTTTTTCATTATTCATAAATTATACGAACAATTTGCAGCTTAGTATCTATATCGGGATATGTTAAAGGAGGGgaaagaatttgaaaatttggatGATGTGtattgcttttattttttctcttcctGTTTCTCTTCTGGCTTCTCTTCattcttttcctctttcttttcctctttcttttcttctttcttttcttccttgGCAGGTCCAACTGATATTATATCTACCTTCCCTACTTTCTTCAGCTTCTTCACCACCGCCACTGCATCCATTTCGCCAACCACTGTTAACTTCTGTTCTTTCACATCTGCAGCAATCGAATCAACCCCTATTGTTCAAATGAACAATAGTTAAACAAATTAATATGCATCCAAGGCACAAAAAGAAAAGGTTTTCAATGACCAGGAAATATAGTTTCTGTGGCAGAAGGAAAATGAAACTATAAGCAAACACCAACCATAGATATCTGCAGCCGCCTCTATtgctttcttctttgttttttcaTCTATCATAGTAAGGACCTTTAATACCACCTTCTGCTAGATCCAGTGAGGGACAGCAAATGCAGACAGAGGCAAGAGAATGATAAACAAAATTTGGATCAAATACTCGAGTTAAATCATACATATAAATTCAACATGTGCATGTGGAATAAAAActaagagagagggagagagaaaaaTATTGCAGACAATTGAACATGAAAAACAATACCTGAGCCTCCATTGTGAAGAGGAAGATGTGAGTGAAAAGAAGGAAAAGGGTAATGAAGGGTTGAAAAACTTGTGGCCTTTGTAATACAAGTAAGGCGTGCGGTTGTGGATATCTTCTTTTATTTGTGGGTGTGTCTGTGTGTGCTACATCCAAAAGATGGACACTTTAAATGCAAAACTGTTGGCCAGCATGGCGCAACTCAATAGCACACAAAGGACAAATGTTGACGTGATGAAGTGTGTTACTTGCCAGGTGAATTTTTCTTTCTATCAGTTAAAATTTTCTGAACCATGGAGTCCAAATCAGTGTTCTATGAGTGGAGAAAACTATCAGAAAAAAAGATCtaataatttcttttcatttcatttccttTCTACCTTTCACATAGTCACTTGTTATATTTTTGTACGTAAAGAAAAAGAATTTGATCACGTCAGGGAACACATGAGTTATGCTTTTAAAAGCCAAATATGTGGAAACAGAATGagaatgaataatttttttattaggtaCATTTATTATGAGCACTTAGTTGTCATCCAAAACAAGCATGTATGATAAGTGGCCATATTGAATGAAATTCATGCTAATCCATCACTTTAAATTAAGAATTCTTTTATAGCAATGCCAATGAGGCACCAACTCAAGGTTTACTCATCAAGACAAATGTAATTCTAGTAACAAGTTAGATGAACACTTCTGTGAAGAAAAGCATGTCACTTTGCACCTTCAATCCACAATTGTCTTACATCTATAATATTATTCCTGTGATTGTGCTTACTCTTAAAAATGCATTCACCCCACTATTCTTTTGTCTTGTTATCATCAcactaagtgaaaaagaaaagactGAGATacacaaaatttttaaaaaatattctcaaATAACATTAACTTATATACAAGTTAACATTTAGAAAACTAATAacagatatatttttttatgaaacttaAAGCTTGAGTTTTAATAACCTGAGCTGTTCTTGTATTAGAGATTAAGTCTCCTATTAAATAAACTTGTGCATATGCATAAATGGTAAAGGCATTATAAAGTGAGATTCACATTGAGTGGTTCCAAGTTATAGTGAGATTTAAAAGTAGGAATCTCTTCCTTTAAAAGggaaattaaatagaaatttgtTCTTCCCTACAAGCAAAGTAACAAACAGTAGAACTTTTTAAGCaccataattataattaaatggGAAGGTTTTGACCTTTGAATATCTCCACCGACCTTGTGAGAAGGTGATACATGTATATATATGCAACTTTACACATGCTTTACATTCCCAGCTTCTGACAAAAATTGCAAATCTTATAGTGCACTGTTCTGTGTTCAACACTAACATCTTTCTTCAATATTCTACTGGTATTTTCTATGGTATTTCTTAGTCTGGGTATGGATTGAAAATTcaatctaaatttaaataataggGTTGGAATTAAATCTGAAttcatattttctaaaaaaattagtttgaattttttatatctaaatataaataattaaattagattttaaatccaaactcacattttaaaaataaaacagtttggatgcttaaaaattagtttcatacccatttttaaaattgatatttttttaaaatcatttttaaattcaaaataatttaaaattgttacatatttcttaagaataatttttttgataaaattcattgaaatcttttatatttcattaaatatgcaattaattaataatctaaaaatatatcaatttatatatttattatatgttttatgtTGAGCTAAGTACGATATTTGAGTCCTGAATTTGAGTGTATGTTACTAcctaataacaaaaaaattgtgtttttcatAAGAGGGTTTAGTGTTAAATCATATGTCatgaattgaatttttaaaattccaatCCAAAATCTAATCAAAATCTAATCTTAATCTAAATAGTTAGAtggaaattaaatttatatttatatttttttaaaataatacttttgcATTTCTATTGATAAAAATCCAAATAATTAGATGagatttaaaatccatattCAATTTGATATcaattttaagttatttttttctaataaaatccAGGTTAGGAAACATGTgtcatacataaaaaaataacataaaattaaaaaagaaaaaacaacaaaaatataggATTAGACCAAACTCatatcaagaaaaataaaaataaagaaactctGAACGTAGTCTAAGCAAGTTTaaatcaaaaaattaaaattaattaatatatatgttcTAAGAATATGCAAGGTCAGGTTCGACCCAACCTATGGAAGGTCAGGTTGGATGGACACAAGTCATGCATGGTTGGATTGGATCGAGTCTAGAACAAGTTGGACCAAGCCACACCAAAGTCAAGCTAGGTAGG encodes the following:
- the LOC137828974 gene encoding heavy metal-associated isoprenylated plant protein 39-like, with translation MEAQKVVLKVLTMIDEKTKKKAIEAAADIYGVDSIAADVKEQKLTVVGEMDAVAVVKKLKKVGKVDIISVGPAKEEKKEEKKEEKKEEKNEEKPEEKQEEKK